The genomic region CGGTGAGTCATGCCCTTTTTAGCCATTCACCTATAACTATCTCACTGCTctgtaaataatttttctttatcttaatattatttttgtgcaTAATAACTATCATAAACAACCCTGTCAGTGCCTCCTCGTGGccatccccccccctttttttttcctttggttctaCCTGTACTGTGGGGTCCTTGAGCTATTTACTTCtaaattcctttagaaatgaggggtgggaggaggggggagggacgggattttttttgtcctttctttcttataCATTTAGAATATTCGTCTTtcactttttggaaaaaaacaaaaacaaaaaaactgatacTGAATTGGGTCTTTGGAAGAAATCCTGCCTTAATGCTGCTTAATAGAAACCTGGGCTGTAACTGAGAAGGTCTGAATTCAAGGGGCGGGTGACCTGAGCCGAGTAGCCCTTGTTAAATCTAAGTTGGCCATTCCCTGTGCCACCCAATAGGCAAAATTAAAGCCAGAGAACTCAGCCCAGACTGCAGGCTGCGGGTCGCAAGGCCTCGCCCAGAGCGCGGCTGCTGATTCAGCGCGAGCCTCGGGTCCGATGACACTTTCCGGTAGTTACAAATACTATTTTCCTCTTCTAAGAGATCAGACACACTTTGGTCTTGCAGTGACCGTGAGAGTTTCTCAAGCAAACGGTAAAGTGGCCCCAGCATAAAACTGCAGACCCGTGGCCCTGGTGGCAGAGCTGACCAGCCCAGGAGAGCAAGTCCAAGGGGTCAGGGCTAATCTGAGGCTAGTGCACAGTCAAGGCCAAGACAACTGCCTTGTGAGAAGGCAGGGTTGGAAAGACCCTCACGCAGGCGGCCCAGGGGCCGACTCGGCCTCTCGCCCTCCTAGCCACCTGCCTGTGCGGCCTCCTACTCCAGCCAGTGGAGCCTGGGTTCTGTGTTTGGGTGCGTGTTTTGCTGAGTACACCCATGAGTCTCAACTTTCTCTTTTGTTATCAGCACTCATtacttttcccccttcttctccttGGGCTGAAATCTAAACCGGGGTATGTGCCTTGAATTTGACGGTATGCTTGTTTCCCGGGTCTGGGACGCCGCAGGGGCCTTGCGACCGCGAGTCCCCGGTCCCTCTTCGGCCCTGGACGCGCCACACTTGGACTCGCTCCTTCGGGTCCCTTCGTTCTCCCGCGGGCCCCTTTCTCCCCCGAGTTTGTCACCCTGGCACGCCCATTTCGGGGCTGCCCCAGCCCTCCTATTCCAGGCAAAGCCTGAGAGCGACCCCACGCCGCTGAGGATCCCACAGCCGGGGGTCGCCTCCTGCTCCGGACTCCCTGGTGCACAAGCTGTCCAGGGGACCGAGCTCCCGGCTTCCCTACCTTCGAGGGTCGCGCTCACACTCGCGCGCTCTGAGTGCAGGTCCTAGCTTGGGAACCGCCCTCTCCAGGCCTCCGGGCACCCGCTTTGGCTCACGACCCCCGCCTCCCCAGGGAGTAACAGCCTCCCCTCAGCTCCGCTCCCGGGAGCCTGGCTGCCTTGCCCTTCCTCCGCGGGCTCCCACCCCCATTTCCGGGGTCTCCTCCCTCTTGCCTGCACCTTCCCGCGctccctccccgcccaccccgcAGCCTGCCGGCACTCACCTGGTTGTTTTTGCAGAGATCAGCCCACATGCTGGTGCCGTCCCCTCCGCGCATCAGGACGTGGTAGGTGAAGAAGTAGATGCCCGGGATAGAGCAGGTGAACTTGCCCGTGGTGGGATCGTAGTGGTTACCGAGGTTGGTAACCACGTCGTCGAACTTGAGCACCTCGTAGCCTTCGTGCTGCCGCTTGAGGCCGGCGTAGAAGGCGATCTTGGGCACCGTGCTGTAAGTGGCGGCACTGATGGCCCCGGCCGCGTTCAGGCCGGGCGCCCCGGGCGGGCCCGGCAGGCCTTGGCGGCCGGGCTCGCCCTTCTCGCCCGGAGGGCCCACGGGACCCGGCGGCCCGGGCTCACCGGGGGGCCCACGCGGGCCCGCCTTCCCCGGCCTGCCGGCCTCGCCTTTGGGGCCCTGGATGAAGGTGGGCAGGGACTGCATGAGGCCGCGGTCGGGCGTGGCGGCGGTGCTGGGCGCCTTCGTGCCCCCATAGGGGTCGCAGACCATGCGGCAGGTGCCCAGCATCTCGTAGTGCGCCGACGTGCCGGCCGAGCTCACCAGCACCGGGATGAGGATGACCAGCAGCAGCACCATCACCACCCCCAGCGCCCCGGCGGCGATCAGGCGCCTCCTGCTGCCCACCAGCCGGCTCAGCGCGGGGCGATCCTCTTGTCTGCTTTTGGACAAAATTTTGAAGGTTGGGCGGGGACCTCCTCAGAGCCGAAAACAACCCCCTGCGAACCCCAACTCCCCTGGGCGGGCGCGCGCCGACCGCTCCCCGCCTGCTCccgctcctgctccccctgctgaaGCTGCGGCTGGGGAGGGAGCTCGGACGCCaagtgacttgagctgaagtcccgggctgggggtgggggctgggggaggggtgcgcAGGGCGCCCTCTCGCCTCCCGCGAGCCCCTTCGCACCTGTGGCTGCCGCCGGCGCCGGCGCGGCCACCCGGAGGGCAGAGCCTACCGCCGCCTCTCGTGCTGGCCCAGGCAGCTCACACTTTTATGCAGCCGCTGCCTGCGATCGACTTTTCCGTTTTTGCCGACTGCGCCAGTTCGCACCAACTTTCCGTCTGAAGTTGcctttttctgcctccttcttttcttctttcgcTTGTTCCGTTCGCCCTTCCActgcctttctccccctcctttgcCACCACCACAACTCTAATAGACGCGCACCCCCAACGACCTGCGCTGGCCGCGCGAGCTCGGGCCAGCCGCCCCCCGGATGCGCGGAGCCGCGGCGGCGGGCACGGTCAGCTCGGCGAGGCTCCGGGCTGGAGCGGAGGAGCTAGTGAGCAGCGGCGAGCGCCTCGCGGCCGGGAGCGGAGCGAGAGAGACACTGAACGCAGAATTCTGCCTGGGTACCACCTGCCAGGAGAAGAGGAGGCTGACAAACGCGCGCCGGAGCAATTTATAGGCACCCAAGGCACAGAGGAAGGGGAGCCGCTTTGGCATCTCACTGTAGCATCTGCTCTGCTCATCCCACTCAGAGAGAGTTTGGCATTACTCTGAcaatgtgggattttttttccccccagcctctctctctctctctttttttttttccctctgcacaTGGATGAACGGTGAGATCGTGAATACTCCCTTGCTGAACCCAGGTGATGGCAGCGGTCTCGCTGGACGTacctggggggagggagacagatgtGCAACAGCCTTGGGCACTCGAAGGTCACACCTAAGCCCTCTATTTCCCCAGGGCCGGCAGCGCCAGTTGGAGGGTGGAGGTGAAGGTTGAAAAGAGGGTGGCTCGGTCGACAGTATTTCTCTGCTGGCTCACCCACAATCAACCGGTGCTTCAGGTGTTTTTCGAAATGCCACTTTTAACATCAGAAGGGCCCTTTAGAATTTTccagatgggtttttttttttaaccttatggTTTTCCTAGCCAGCCTTCTAAAATGAAGATGTTACCCAGAGAACAGTGAGGTGCGTTGAAAAGCCAAAGGACGTTTTGAATGATTATGAATGAACATGCCCACCACATAATGGGGGGGGGAAGGTTCTTTTAACAAATGCTGCAGATGGTGAGTATATACTCCGTCCTCTACTTACAGGATTACTGTTCTAGCTATCTATCTGGAGTTAGTGCCATTGGACCTGAAGTTGCATTTACTTGCACTACATGAATGAGAAATAATCacttgttaaaatgtctttaaaagtcTTAAGACAAACCAAGCAGCCTTTACAAAAGTACTGGGGCAAGATCTTTTCCTAAGATATGGAAAGTGTCCTCTAGGCTTCACAGCACATTTCCTGCACGTACATTGAAGCATGGggcaaaaagggagaaaaaaaaacatgagaaagaaGAGCCCCATTTGCAGtgggagagcaggagaaggaaaagccTGGTTTTGTAATATTAATGTAAAAAACCCCAGAGTAGATATTAGGCAAGTTATCTCACTAACAAATACATAAGACACACAAGAACAGCtttaaataaacaagtggaattgATTTGTAAATCATACTTTTGCATTCAGGAGCAATGGATGTCAATCAAACGCGGATGACATTTGCTTGTCAATACGCGGATGATGGCTGGGAAGATGGTGACTTATTACATCAGGGTGAGAATCTGAAATGAGAAGCAAGAACAAATAAGACTACAGCAAGCAAACAATAACATCCCGGGGTGACGATCCGAGGCCTGGGATCCTGTCTGGGGCCTCCACAGCACAAGCATTTCCTTGTCTGTTCATTCTGCCTAACTTCCAGGCCACGCCAatttagttctttctttccttcttctctgtttCAAAACGAAATAAGGTCAaatgagcaggcagaagaaaaccAAGATTTACTGATTCGTTTAAGAGAAGTGTCAGCAGTTCTTTTAGGTCTTTCCAGGGAGAATCAAGAGTGAGGCCCAGGTCTCcgtattttctctccctctggctgcaaCTGGACGAGAATCCTCCCCACTCCTCAAACCTTTACCTTTTAGGGTAGTGGTTTCAGAAATGTGTGTCTATGTCTTGGGCGTAAGACTTTGGTTCACAGGAGGTACCTTATTTTCCTCTGTTTGAGCGGCAGACACATAGAAAGTTCTCCCCCGGCCACAATACCTATTTTCCTAACACACCATGTGGGTTGCTTCTCAAAAGTCACCTTTCTTCTGGGGAACAAAATAGTAAAGGGTGGGAACGGCCGTGAATGTTAATGTATTAATCAAACTCTTTTCCAATGCACCAAGTTATCAAAATTCATAAGACCTCCTCATTGCGAAAGAGAGTCCAGTGGGGGATAAAAGGGGCGTTTTTAAAAGGTagagttgaataaataaattctcattgAAAACCTCAAGATATACTTCCATTGAAGACTGCTCATCTTAACAGAGGAAGCCAGTGAGGATACCATGAAATGGTAGAGCCGGAATGAATGCTAGAAAGCTCTTCCGTACCTGCTCACTTTCGCGGACGGCAAGGGTGAGACACAGCTCTGAGCAGGAGAAAGGCCGCCGAGTGTGTGTCCTGTTACACTCTCCTCTACACCGCAATCTCAGAGCTCTGGGACCAGCCCTAGTAATGGAGGCGTTTCTCTTTCCACCATCTCTAATGCCAAAGCACAGCTTGGTTTTGCAAGCGAGGGCACCAACATCTTAAAGGTCTGCTGAGATTTGGAAAAGTGCTCTGTCGGCATCATGCACGATGCAGGCAACATTTCCCAGGTCACATGGCTGACCCGTTTTTCCAGTGAGTGCACAAACCCGGGTGGCACATGGACAGTTGGCTGTTGAGTGAAGTCAGTTTACATTATCGATCTCCCTTTTCTCTAAAGGTGTCCCACCACGTGCTTTGggagaaatttttgttgttgttcagggATGACTGGGTAGTAGATGAACTAACGGCTGGTGGCTGCCACTTTCCACTGCTTGAATTTCTCAGAAGGTTCTCTGGAAAGTTACTCACGCTTCAGCCCTTATTCTGACAGTTTGAATAAGCCATCTGATATGGCATATTACTCATCAtctctatatgtatataataatagaaaatgtgtcaattaaaaaaaaaatatttgattctcTTCAGCCCTCATCAGAGAAGCAAGTTTTCTCTCAAAGTTGATATTAATCTTGGAAGCAAGCCCTGGGATCTAATTTTCCCAATCGTGTCTCGAGAAAACACAAGGCTCTATGTTCCCATTTCCTTTGGCACCTGGGCCTTCGTGACCATTCAGATCACAAAGTCCAATACAGAAACCCGGGATCTGGGTTGGATTAGGATCCAATAATTTTTATCTCCCTGCCTCATTTCTGTCTCTTTCGGAGAACCGTGCAGATCCGAAGCCACACGACTCCCACGCAGACCCGCACCGCCATCCATTAATCTTTATTGAGCGCCCACTGACAGCACAGCCTTCCACGGGGCTCTTACTAGGCAAACAAATCTTTAGTCATGAGAATGATTTCCAAATCCAGCAGTACTTAACCAGAAATAGCATTTATAAGAGGAAAATAACATGAGTTAACAAACCCAAGGACTATCTACagaaatagagataaaaagagtaaaaaaaaaaaaaaaaaaaaatcagactgggATCAGCTATTTACCTTTGGTTCCTGGATCTCTAAATTATATTTCAGAACATACACTCCTTTGACTGAAGAGTTATAGATTTCTAGCCAGAAAGGGTCTCCCTGGAGTAATGTAGGGAAGTAGGATATCCTtatggctttggaatcagatggGTCTTAATTTGGATCCTGGTTTCCTCATTTAGTTGCTatgaaagttacttaacctccctgaggcTTAATTCCCTTTTCTCTAAAACGGGAATAACACGAATACCTAACACTAATGTTGTGAAGACTGAGTGAGTTAATGCATACAATCATAATGATACCCAACTCAAAACCAGAGCCCAATAAATGTCAATTTCCATGTTCATTTGTTGTAGGACTGCTGAGTAGTGCGTGGGCATATGGGCTGGATGGTCGAACACAGGCTTAGTAGTAGTAAAGGAAGCTAAAGGGTCAGACTTAAGACAAATGACATCAAATGGATACTAAATGTCATAGATTTAGACAAAATTAGAACACCCAAGTTCTCCAGGAGAGTTGCCTGTGTGTACTATTgtataatataaaacaaagtaaGACAAAACTAACACAAGGATCACTTCACCCTTCTccaaagtaagagaaaaaaaaagttttatagcaAGGTAATTTTAATTCACTGCAGTTTGACAGACCAAGATTTTGGATTTACAACCTAGTAGGAAGCATTAAAACGTGTTTTCCCCTGCTCTGGGAAGTTCCCCAAGTCAACAAGTTGCaagtgtatttaaaaatcattgataGTTACTCAGGAACTATTCCTGTGGATGATGATCCTCAAGAAAAAGTGAACGTACAAGAGAGGGCTGCTTTGAGTTAGCCAGAAGAGCAATCACTCTGAAGGACACCTAAGTCATAACCACACACAGTAGGGAATTTTCAACGAAAAACTCTATGGAAGATAGTGAGTTGGAAAGTTAGCTTGGCAAGTCTATTGTCAGAAAATTATTGAATAGCCAGAAGGAGAGATGGTAATCAGCACTTTACCTAAGGCTTGGTTACAACGTATGGCTTCAAGTTGGTCTCAAATTCTTGCCGTATCAATCAAGACAAGGATGGAATCTCTAGGCTGGATATGACATTTTATACTTGCTTTCCATGGGTGGAATGTTCAGTCCCTAAGACCCTATTTGATGTAGAACTGAAGAAAAAGTTACCAAGAACGAAGTCTAAGGGGTCAGCCAGTCTTCCCAAGGGACGGTCATGATACCTTAGCCATACAAGGAAGATGGGTGAATTCAAGAAACTAAACACAGCTGCCATTAGACCATAGGGAATTTCAGGCAGAAAATACATCATAGGAACACAGCTATGCAGCACACAGACCGACCAGGCAGGCAGCGGTAAAAACTGGGGTAgtcttattgttttgtttctttcgttttgttttaaaattctaaagcATCATGAATCCTGAGAGGACTTACAGAGAACAACCGACAGAGCCAGACCTTGCCAAGAGCAGCTGATCTTCTAGAATATCCCACAATCTGGCTCTGAGAGAAAGTGGGCTGGAGTTGATATGAATATCAAGGGAAGGTGCATTGGCCCCACTCCTACATGAGTGTGACCCCAGAGCAACTCACCTTTAATATGAACAATCTGTCCTGTGAATAAATACTGCATTCCTTGGGTATTTGTATGTGAATAGACATATCAGCTTTTCCCTAATTCAGGCAACCTCTTGGGAAAAGTCTTAAACCATATAAAAATAGGTACAATTTGAAACCataatcctaaaaataaattgCCAAGGTAGTTTAGATCTGTAATaagctggaggggaaaaaaatgagggagTTGTATGTTGAATATAAGTAGTTGTATATTTCAGTGTTTCCCACTGAAAGTAGTTGTAAccattcataatttatttttttaaagatttatttatttacttgagagatagagacagcgagTGAgcatgtgtggggaggggcagagggagagggagagaatgacaagcagactccccccatgagcgtggagccccatgtggggctcaatctcaggaccccaagatcatgacctgagccgaaatcaagagtcggttgcttaactggctgagcctcccaggcgccctgtaacaattcataattttattaattactttATCTTTGGCTCTGGAAAGTGGAAAAAGCCAGTAAAAGCTGGTGCTATGTAGTACGTAGATGAGGGTttggtgtgtttttcttttgcccGGAGAGTCCAAGATACAAGGAGCAATCTTCCCACTCATCAATATCTGCAAAGGTTCTCTGGCTTCACTCAGGCTTCTAAGACTCATCAGCACATGGAAATATTCTGAACATGAGCTGCTCCACAGATGCTTATCATTCTGGGTCTTTTAGCCTTTTATTGTTTGCTGCTGTCTTGTTTGGACTATTCCAGCAGGCTAGCAACTtcacaggggcaggagcagaggcaaAATGGTTCATTTTATTACCAATGGCTGCTTTTGTAAAAGAAAGTTCAAAACTGTTTGCTAAATTGAGGATTCCCTGAGCATGTCTATTATGCGGTAGCTGCCATCATGCATTTAtagatgtatgtgtatatatctgcAATCACATACATATGATCTCTTTACATTTACTCTTCAGGGTTTGTTTTTGCGGGTGGGCAGAAGGTCTCAGGAGTTGGATGATGAGAGCCAGAAGTGGACTACCCACGATGGATTCTCTTAGTGAAAGCTCCATAACATGATTCCAGCACCCCAGTACACATGAACATTTGTTCTAGCATTACATAGACCACTGAAAGGCCCTCTTTGCTCATTTCCCCCAGAGCTGAGGGTggcatgggctttttttttttttacaaaaggccttgaatagaaaaaagaaaaaaaggagctaATGAAAAGGAATTTTAGACGTGTGGTTCTCAGATATAATCATGCATTAGGTCTAAACTACATAATTAACTTTTCCTTCAGAAATTCAGAACAAGCTCAGAAGGCCCTAATGTAATGTTTTATCCAGTGTTTGACTGTACTAGTTAGAATGAATTCTCTGGATAAGTCACTTCTATTATCTTCTCATTAATGTGTTCAATGTAATTCAATTGAACGGAGTTAAAACCCACAAGAACTGGGCTCTGCTGTCCATTTCCTCCTCCTGAAGCCTCTCCCATCACCAGCCAGCCTCACGCTCGCATTGGCAGTGATCTGCCTTCAGCACCTGCTCAGTGCGTCCCCACTCTGCCCAGAAACAGAAACTTCCTCATCGTCCGCATGGCAGGAAAGTCCAACTACTTAAGCTCGGAGTGCCAGGCTCTTCAGAAATTGCCACAAGGCCTCTTTGCCTTCCCAGCCTTGATTTTCATACCTGGCCCCCTCGTTATCCATTCTCTGGTTATTGGTTCATCACACCGGAAGTGGTCAATCTCGCAGGAAGTGGTCTTGTCATTTCCCACTTTGTCCTTGTCTTCTCCTCTACCCTGGCCACcaacttcctccctctcctctttcctcctcccggTATTATCCCTTTTTCaaactccctgccccccagctccaAAGCCACCTCCTCCTTCATCCCTCCCCCTCCTGGCTCCCACCCCGCATCCCCTCACTTGCCCCCTGCCTCTCTGGTGCCTCCAGAGCCTGTGGCATGTCCTTCTCTCACTGTGCTTCCCTCCTGCTgctttgttggggggtggggtagaaCTTGTCCCCTCTCTTGTGACTGAGAGAAATGCCAGGACTTTTCATCTTTAGGCCCTACCCCACCCACAGGCCCTAAAGACACATTGACTGGGGGCTAAATGGGTTGTTTGTTGATTGGAATTGTTAAATTGGGATTGGACAGCATAGCTTTCAAAAGAACtttgtaagatttaaaaaatctggatGTAGTGAATAAGACTGTACTGGAAATTAGATATTTCTAAGGACCAGACTTCTGTAAAGGACACAAAACCCTTCCACTGCCAAAAATGTTAGATTAAGAACCAGATTAGTATCAAATATTgataaaagaagggaaaaaagagctGAGAAATAACCTGTACAAGAATCAGAGTTAGAAATGGATtagggctggggcacctgggtggctcagtcagttaagggtctgactcttgatttcggctcaggtcctgatctcagggtcctgacatcTAGCCTGGCAtctagctctgtgctcagtggggagtctgcttctctctctctctctctctctctctctcgccctctgctcattccccacccccacaccccccacaaataaataaataaataaataaatctttaaaaaaaaaaatgcactgggGCCTTAGATGCCATACCTAATATGTGTTCATCTCCCAGAAGGGATACTTGCAGACCTGGTTCTAATAGTTGAAATCAGCGATTTAGATTTGTttactgtattttcaaaatgCCTCCTACCATGCTCCCCGTGGTGGGGAGCAAAAATTCACCTGTGATTACTGAAAAAGAACATGAATTCCTCAGGGATTCTGGCCCAAGAGGATGGCCATATGAAGCACCCAAACTATAGGTCCCAGTGGATCTCCTCTGGGGTTCTTCCCTTCATTTCTTTAGGATTCATGGGAAGGTTTCTGCCTATCCTCTAACTACTGTCAagaaatgggggtgcctgggtggctcagtcgttaagcgtctgccttcaggtcaggtcacggtcccagggtcctgggattgagccccgcatcgggctccctgctcagcgggaagcctgcttctccctctcccactccccctgcttgtgttccctctcttgctgtgtctctctgtcaaataaataaataaaatcttaaaaaaaaaaatagaaatggaggccatatatttcttctaaaatacagaatgatcattttaattcttttaaacttCACCGAGTTCCAAAGAAGAATTTGACATTTCtaacaagaaaaacacaaaatagctcctgaaaaatcaaaacaagagaACTACAGCAAGGTGACAGAAAGAAAGGCTGGGGACTAGGGAGAAAGAATTGCACAGAAGTGTTACATCAAGGATGGTGACTGCTATATAGAAAATAGAATACTTCTGGGTTCCCCAATAGCCAAGGCAAAAAGGGAAACATCGTGggttatcttcattttatgatttattaAGAGAAGCAATTCAACATTCAggagaatgagattttttttattatcaaattctaagcatttattgagaggtATGAAACTGTATCATGAATAACAGTCAAAGACAGCTtcccagaaaatgaagaaatgttcCCCAGTGAGAAACAGAAGCAGCCCAAATCTAATTCAGCTTACCAACCCTAGTACATCTTGAAATTCATTCAAAGAAAGCTGACATGCTGAACAAGCAGCAAACGGTACTCCCAGAAAATACACAATTAGCAAGAGCAGAATGAATAGGATGAAGAGCAGAGGGTGCAGTTTAAACCAGAAGGGGTGACgactcattttcaaataaaaatcagaagtcTAGTAAATGATATCATCAGAGTGACGAAGCTCGGgggaaaacaaatgcaaataaattccacatttctgtttctttttagtaTGTAATTTGAGGAGATCAAATGTGACtagctacagaaaaaaagaaaagaggttaaACCATTTGGCAGATCTGTTCCCAAGGCATGCCTACAATATTTTGACCCGTGAATTACTACAGATATGAAAGCGTTACTACTTAtattataaaaacacaactgtGAGCAGATAGGGAGTTAACTAAATCACACCTAAGTGttcaattttgaaaacaaaatgattgCATATACTGTCTGATAACAATATTCATCAACACCAGGAACTAGTCATATAAAAGACTGCCAACCCTATGCACCCCTGTGAACTGCAAGTGTGAACTACTTACCGCAAATACAAAAATCACTTTTCTCCCTTCGCATTGAATTGGTTACTTATAATTAAGAGTATTTATGTCAACCCTAGTAATTCCTTAATGAAGCCTGTACTAAGCCATTGGATATTTACTCACAATCTCTAAAATACAGATGCGTGTATGCAAGGTAACAGCACCTCAGTACTCCCGACACAGATGATGAATTTTCTGAAGATTTTTGAGCATGCAGAATAGTAGGAATTTTAATGGTTTTCAGCTCCTCTTAGATCTACACACAGATATAGAAATATGTATTGTGAAATGCAAATGAACTTGAAATGGGTTCAGTGGATGGTAATGCCATCCCCATGATGGGCAAATTCATACCCAGGACCAGAAACCACTCAAAAGGTAACAGTCTCCCATCAGCAAAAGATAAAAGGCAAACTGCTCTTACAAAGCGATAAACAGTACATAATACAAAGGGGGGAAATAAATACTCTTTCATGACACAAAAGGGAACAGAGCCAGGGAGATAAAAAatgcaagaataaaaaaaaaatgcaagaataaATATAGGTGGTTTAAACTAGTAAAGGGGAAtctgaatgagagaggaaaatgacttgctgattttctttctttgagggTGTTACAGACCGGCTTTCTCTGAATAACTCAAGCTTCAAATATGGCAGCACATTTTAGTTCAGCGTTTACGGTTCATCATGGTCACGGACAGATTTTGAAGCAATGTGAGCCTATCTAAAGAATTGGAATCCCTTTGAAATGACAATTACGCTATTAtcagtgcaattgtaaataaacaatagggaggaaagagaggaacaTTGAAGAATCACCATACAGGTGTCTGCCATTTCCTCTGACCAACTCCAAATCCATGGACGTCCTTAGGGCTCTGGTGGCATGATAAACCGTGCTCCTTCATATTCATCAGGACTTGATGGATGTGCACTATGAACGGATAGCTGGGAGTAGAGCAACTCCAAATTAAAATCTTCACTGTTTTGTTGGCCTGGAGATTCATTTTTTGCTGTCATCCACTCAATATACTCCTCcctttgttttctgattattaaTTTTGGAATCAttagtgatttaattttttatccaCAACTGCAATTATTTTGATGATTCAtttgtgtaatattttttaattgaaagtaaGAGACAGTTCAATCTCAACTGAGTTCTCTGAAATGAAGTGGCCTCTTTATGGTAGACAGCGTATTTTAAAGGGACTTGAAGTCTTTGTGTGGAATTTAACTGCAATCATAGAGCTCAGTGTCACAGGATGATTGAGGCATATGTACGCTgacttaaataaaatgtataagatTCAAGTTGGAAAACTCTTTTTGGGTAAACTATTCATGAAAGTGGAAAATTACAGGATTTTCTTAACAGAAGTGTGGGCTTCGGCAAGATGTCATTATAGTTGATCCTGGCAATCAGAACTGGTTAAAGTAAATGAGGTAGTTGCTTGGGAAGGGAGGGCCGTAGGTTTGAGGGTTTCTTGtgtattttgtataatttt from Halichoerus grypus chromosome 6, mHalGry1.hap1.1, whole genome shotgun sequence harbors:
- the C1QL3 gene encoding complement C1q-like protein 3, with the translated sequence MVLLLVILIPVLVSSAGTSAHYEMLGTCRMVCDPYGGTKAPSTAATPDRGLMQSLPTFIQGPKGEAGRPGKAGPRGPPGEPGPPGPVGPPGEKGEPGRQGLPGPPGAPGLNAAGAISAATYSTVPKIAFYAGLKRQHEGYEVLKFDDVVTNLGNHYDPTTGKFTCSIPGIYFFTYHVLMRGGDGTSMWADLCKNNQVRASAIAQDADQNYDYASNSVVLHLEPGDEVYIKLDGGKAHGGNNNKYSTFSGFIIYAD